One genomic segment of Garra rufa chromosome 13, GarRuf1.0, whole genome shotgun sequence includes these proteins:
- the slain2 gene encoding SLAIN motif-containing protein 2, whose translation MADANKRRSLYNSSYSPQVGYGSPYSTNTANSPYSSGFNSPSSTPSRVPIVKQLVLPGSAGHQRGSTDRNTQAVSPQSSVDSELSTSEMDEDSVGSSTTYKLNDVTDVQILARMQEESLRQEYAATASRRSSGSSCQSLRRGTLSDQELDAQSLDDDEEAVHHSYHTPVNRFSPSPRHSPRASPRNSPRSRSPARSLEYSRGSPQPIISRLQQPRHSLQGHDTQTNAIKNEEKLRRSLPNLTRSSSGPTAEPVKNSRSCESNLQVPNGGSPRHQSQSATSQQRLSTPARSSPKPKERLQSPTSLRVPLSCCFGEETDFMPSSSKMRTPTAPSPLALRQPMKVMSNHGSGTTTPTRSMAPARSGLPRPAANAGGGLPVPRSKLVQPVRRSLPAPRTYSGIRDETWREGCY comes from the exons ATGGCTGATG CAAACAAGCGAAGGAGTCTATATAACAGTTCCTACAGTCCTCAAGTGGGCTACGGAAGCCCGTACAGCACAAATACGGCAAATAGTCCTTATAGCAGTGGATTCAACTCCCCGTCCTCCACTCCATCTAGAGTGCCTATCGTCAAGCAGCTCGTTCTGCCTGGCAGTGCAG GTCACCAGCGTGGATCGACTGACAGAAACACACAGGCAGTGAGCCCACAGTCATCAGTAGACAGCGAGTTAAGCACATCAGAGATGGACGAAGACTCTGTCGGGTCATCGACCACATATAAACTCAATGACGTCACAGACGTGCAGATACTCGCCCGCATGCAGGAAGAGA GTTTAAGGCAAGAATACGCTGCCACAGCATCACGTCGTAGTTCAGGTTCATCGTGTCAGTCGTTGCGACGAGGAACCCTAAGTGACCAGGAGCTGGATGCACAGAGCCTGGATGATGATGAGGAGGCGGTCCACCATTCCTACCACACACCTGTTAACCGCTTCAGCCCCTCCCCTCGGCACTCACCCCGCGCCTCCCCTAGAAACTCGCCCCGATCCCGCTCGCCCGCACGCTCTTTAGAGTACAGCCGCGGATCTCCTCAACCAATCATCAGCCGCCTTCAACAGCCGCGCCACTCTTTGCAAGGCCACGATACGCAGACCAATGCTATTAAGAATGAAG AAAAGCTGAGACGGAGTTTACCTAACCTCACACGATCCAGCTCTGGGCCGACTGCAGAGCCAGTCAAAAACAGCAGGAGCTGTGAGTCAAACCTGCAAGTGCCAAACGGAGGGTCACCCAGACACCAGAGTCAGTCTGCCA CGTCACAACAAAGGCTCTCCACACCTGCTCGCTCCTCACCAAAACCAAAAGAGAGACTCCAGAGCCCTACGTCTCTAAGAG TTCCTCTCTCGTGTTGCTTTGGAGAGGAAACAGATTTCA TGCCCTCTTCCAGTAAGATGCGGACTCCCACTGCTCCGTCTCCCTTGGCTCTCCGTCAGCCCATGAAGGTCATGTCTAATCATGGTTCGGGCACAACCACGCCCACGCGCTCTATGGCCCCGGCCCGCAGCGGCCTGCCCCGCCCCGCCGCCAATGCTGGAGGAGGTTTACCAGTGCCTCGCAGCAAACTGGTCCAGCCTGTGCGCAG GTCTCTGCCAGCTCCAAGGACGTACAGCGGTATCAGAGACGAGACCTGGAGAGAGGGCTGCTACTGA
- the LOC141348621 gene encoding uncharacterized protein, protein MNSLLVHALAVMLVFCCRDAISCPKRCTCHFSAKTTEVVCPDAGLSHFPGDGLPSNTTSLTIQFTNLSVLTSQHLTAIPLLEELHLPGNKLSSLPADLLKGLHYLHTIDLTDNELRELPAHVFHHAPLLNLVLKDNHISSIHPDWLPNNSNITWLDLSGNHLTKFPMAQLQSLSHLKVLHLSQNKFEELPAGSFDAHPALERLHADQNKIQSLDVKAFSRSGNLTHIFLQKNRLDRLPPTVFQGLKRLEYVDLSDNRLQFLSPGTLDINTSWVELTLNPWYCDAKIEYLWRKLTMESLQSEPKCAAPENLKDRVIATLTRKEMGLPE, encoded by the exons ATGAATTCCTTGCTCGTGCACGCGCTCGCGGTGATGCTAGTCTTCTGTTGCCGTGACGCCATCTCGTGTCCGAAGCGGTGCACGTGTCACTTCAGCGCCAAAACAACGGAGGTCGTGTGTCCTGACGCTGGCCTCTCTCATTTCCCTGGAGACGGTCTCCCAAGCAACACCACCTCCTTAACCATCCAGTTTACCAACCTGAGTGTGCTCACCTCTCAACACCTGACAGCCATCCCGCTGCTGGAGGAGTTACACCTGCCTGGCAACAAACTGAGCAGCTTACCTGCAGATCTTCTCAAGGGCCTTCATTACCTGCACACTATAGACCTCACAG ACAATGAACTGCGAGAGCTCCCTGCACATGTTTTCCATCACGCTCCTCTTCTCAACCTGGTGTTGAAAGACAACCACATCTCCAGCATCCACCCAGATTGGTTGCCCAACAACAGCAACATCACTTGGTTGGACTTGTCTGGAAACCATCTCACGAAATTCCCAATGGCCCAGCTCCAAAGTCTGAGTCACCTAAAGGTCCTGCACCTCTCGCAGAACAAATTCGAAGAGCTTCCAGCTGGGAGTTTCGATGCTCACCCTGCTCTAGAGAGACTTCATGCAGACCAGAACAAAATCCAGTCGCTGGATGTAAAAGCCTTTAGCCGCTCTGGTAACCTGACTCACATCTTCCTGCAGAAAAATAGATTAGATCGTCTCCCGCCGACTGTGTTCCAGGGGCTCAAACGCTTGGAGTACGTTGATCTCAGTGACAACAGGCTGCAGTTTCTGTCCCCTGGCACATTAGATATTAATACCAGCTGGGTGGAGCTGACCTTAAACCCTTGGTATTGTGATGCTAAAATAGAGTACCTGTGGAGAAAGCTGACCATGGAGTCACTGCAGTCAGAGCCCAAATGTGCTGCACCAGAGAATCTGAAAGATCGCGTCATCGCAACACTTACCCGCAAAGAAATGGGCCTGCCGGAGTAA